In Nymphalis io chromosome 30, ilAglIoxx1.1, whole genome shotgun sequence, the genomic stretch GGCAGCCCCGCTGGACTGCAGCTCCATTTGTCGAGAGGCCATAACAGGTTCGGCCAGGGTTTGCCAGAGTGTGAtatatgcggtagaatattcaCGAGAAAGCAAAATATCACGTCACACATGATAACAGTCCATCTGCAAGGGGGCAGACAGGACATCCGTTGCAAAATATGCAACAAGACATTCACGACTGATCGTAATTTGAAAAGACATGTTAATCAATTACACAACCCGGATATCGAGTACCCCACATGCGATAACTGCCATAAAGTTTTTAAAGGTAAGCACTCGTTAATAGCCCACATACAATCCGCGCATAGTTCCGTCTTTAAAGGTCTCATTAAATGTAACCTGTGCGGTAAAGTGTACACGAACAATCGAAATCTGAAAAGGCACGTCGAAATGAATCATGGGGAAAGGGGCGAGTACAAATGCGACATATGCCCAAAGGTGTACACGTCTAATCAGAGCTTACGACGTCACGCACGGACTCACACCGCCTACAATTATTCGCAGTTTAACTGTGAGCATTGTTCAAAGACATTCATTGGCAAGGACAGTCTTGAAAATCATGTACTGTTCTGCCATAGACAAGAAAATTCAAGTTCCAATGAATACGATGCAGCTGGTTCTAGTCGTATCTATGAATGTGAATTTTGTAACAATGGCTTTGAATACGAGTCCAGATTGAGGTATCATATTAAGTCTGAGCATTCGTTCCAAGAGTTCTATAGCTATTGCAAGAAAACGCTCTTAAAAGCGACTTGGAGCTCAGAGAAGCCAAGGAAACAGAATCTATTGTTCTACAATTGCGAATATTGTATAAACGCATTTTCGACTGTTTACGATTTAAAGGATCACATGCGTTCCCATCATGATAGGGAATACAATCTCTCTACGTGTAACGTCTGCTTCAGCAAGTTTTTCAGCAAAGAAACATTGACAGATCATAAGAAAATCTGTTTCCCGCCCGATAATGTAAACTCGTGCAGCCATTGCGACAAATTGTTCACGGATATATCGAGTTTGAAATTTCATACGAGAATTTTTCATCCACAAGCTCAAGTCGCAGATTCGAACATATCCTCTACGAACATGGACGACTCGTCCGAAGCGTCCTTCAAATGTATACACTGTGATCGTATATATTACAGTGAAAGGTCTCTGAAACATCacgttaaattaaaacacacGACCGAACAAGCTGTCGAATGTCAATCGTGTGGAAAAATATGCAACAATAAGTACTATTTGGCGTCTCACATGAAAATCGTTCACAATAATGATGCGTGGTCGAAATGCGATTATTGTGATAAACAGTTTAAATCAAAGAGAAATATACGACGGCATATCGAGTACACCCATTTAGGGATGCAGAGATATAAGTGTATTGAATGTGAAACGCTTTTTAAGGAGAAGCGAAGTCTCAGGAAGCATGTTAGAACGAAACATCCAGACTCCACGGCATTTCCTCAATGTCATATATGCCAAAAACGTTTCGAATCAGCGAAATCCTGTAAAATTCACCTGAAATTACTGCATTCTTTCAATATGAATACGCATCCGTGTGATCTTTGTTCAGTTTCGTTCACGTCGATCGAAGCCCTGAATATACATCTGTCGACGAAACATTTGGCTGAGGACGAGATTTATAAATGCGAAGAGTGCAACATGGTTTTCAAAGGTCAGGAGAGGTTTGACCATCACAATGAGAGCTACCACATCAATGTGCCGACGTCACAGCAAAAGCCGCTGCCACGATGCATAATATGCATGAAAGATTTTAGTACCAGAAAAACTTTGAAACGGCACATAAAGAAATTCCACTGCGAGTTTAATGTCGACGAACTAGCGACTTATGGTTCTAGAAATCGTACTTTTAACGTCGATTGCGGTGAATGCTTAAAGAACTTCAACGATGATTTTTACTTCAGTGTTTATCAAAAGCTAAAACATCTTCGTGATTccgtaatatttaaatgtgaaaCTTGTGTCACGTCCTACTCAAGCTTAGAGTACGCTATACAAAGATACAAGCAGACATTCGATATATCCAAGAGTAAATTGTATTTGAGCGAGCTATGTACGACTGAAATGAGTGACGCCGATGATTTTGAGTATAACGAAATAATGGAACCGGAGAGTACAACGAGTGACATCAAAATAGAACCCGTAGACGAAATGAATTCCGAGTGTGTCATTAAGTTGGAACCAATGACgccataatattatgaataagatGATAATAATGTCATCTTGATCGATTTCGTACACGCCGGCCAATCTGAAGAGAAATCAGCCAACTAGGcaaagtaaataacatttttatactcAAATCAAGTGCCATGACATAACGCATAAAGTATCATTGTGTAGTTTGTGCCCTTCCTTGTCGTTCGATTTCACCGGTAAAGTGTAAAAGAAAACAGAGTtattttcgcttttataatattagtatggtgTATTCGTGTGTGTGCTTGCTACTGCATTTGAAGCGAGTTCCGTTCCGTTCTGAAATTTTACACTTTTGACTTGTGACAAAATATCTGGAATATAAAAGTCAATATTTCTTAATCGGCCGGTTTCGATATTCGAAGTCGAAATCTCAGAGATTTTCAACCGAAAAAGCTCGTGGCTACGAGTGTGCCTTTTCGACTTATTCGATTGTGTTGACATTAACTGCGGTTTGCATGGAATGGAAACAGCGCTGTCTAGTGACGATAATcggaagtaaaaaaaatagcactAAGCACATCGATCTATGAGGCGAACCAATGGAGAAAGTTTGCGTTAAGAtttttgctatatataatttttgagcAATTTAACtggattaaaataatagttattatcaCTCACTCATTCATTGCTCTGTGAAATGCAGACAATTCAATTATGATGATAAACCAATTctatgcgtgtattcttgaaatattatgattataacgaTCAATGTCGAATCACTTTCTGAAGTTTCTCACCCGTTTCCAGTGAATTACGAGTTCCTTCATACAGAATAAGTTTACTGCATTTCACAAACTGGATGTAACAAAaggttacaaaaacaaatatatattattaatgttatcatAGATTATAACAATGtgtattaatcaaataattaagacTGATTGTATATTAAGGAATGTATTAACTGTATAACGTTTTTTatgatactttattatatatctttcttcagtattttatgtgtttttattttcttacgaTTAGATTGAATCgagtttttaagaaaaaaaaaaattaagcattctgcacctttatataaaaactttataatatttgaactaTGTCAAATCTCACAGTACAAAGATcttctatttaatatatgtataggaaataaaaaaagtaaaataacag encodes the following:
- the LOC126779911 gene encoding zinc finger protein 91-like — protein: MSQSHTDYVCDYCARSFTRKYNLQTHIENCHLNSSCYCDICNQRFGSPAGLQLHLSRGHNRFGQGLPECDICGRIFTRKQNITSHMITVHLQGGRQDIRCKICNKTFTTDRNLKRHVNQLHNPDIEYPTCDNCHKVFKGKHSLIAHIQSAHSSVFKGLIKCNLCGKVYTNNRNLKRHVEMNHGERGEYKCDICPKVYTSNQSLRRHARTHTAYNYSQFNCEHCSKTFIGKDSLENHVLFCHRQENSSSNEYDAAGSSRIYECEFCNNGFEYESRLRYHIKSEHSFQEFYSYCKKTLLKATWSSEKPRKQNLLFYNCEYCINAFSTVYDLKDHMRSHHDREYNLSTCNVCFSKFFSKETLTDHKKICFPPDNVNSCSHCDKLFTDISSLKFHTRIFHPQAQVADSNISSTNMDDSSEASFKCIHCDRIYYSERSLKHHVKLKHTTEQAVECQSCGKICNNKYYLASHMKIVHNNDAWSKCDYCDKQFKSKRNIRRHIEYTHLGMQRYKCIECETLFKEKRSLRKHVRTKHPDSTAFPQCHICQKRFESAKSCKIHLKLLHSFNMNTHPCDLCSVSFTSIEALNIHLSTKHLAEDEIYKCEECNMVFKGQERFDHHNESYHINVPTSQQKPLPRCIICMKDFSTRKTLKRHIKKFHCEFNVDELATYGSRNRTFNVDCGECLKNFNDDFYFSVYQKLKHLRDSVIFKCETCVTSYSSLEYAIQRYKQTFDISKSKLYLSELCTTEMSDADDFEYNEIMEPESTTSDIKIEPVDEMNSECVIKLEPMTP